AATGTCTATATTGTAAAAGTGGCATTATAAAAATACTagaaataaaacggaaaacgccatgagttttgttttggggtggaccgcggcagattaaaaacactttctttGACATTGAAAATCTCCTAAATTCCTTGTGCTTGcggcacaccagtagtgttctaaaactacagacttgaaataaattttactccatagGATCGCAGACTTAGGAATATCTGTATGgcgatagagcggagtaagagttgcagggacagttcatattggtgaaattggcaagaatacaaattaaaacaaaatgtaatcgacatttttatggttgcggattaccgtgttattttggagtagtggtgcttttatcttatcgacgcaatcgcagatttaatttatcaaaattaaatggataaagcaaccattttaaataagtatatcgatcatggattgaatattttattcaacaaaaaaaacattacatatccgttgaaaaagtcggctcttttaacgactGGCGTAATCTCGATGACTGATTCAGAAgccgtaccgcggggatttcgtgtcgatgaatatgtattttccatctactaatatactttgtatgtattttaattttactaaattaaatatatttttggggatattataccagatctttttaatgacgacaacgaattcgcatgagtgcaatatatataaaaactaaatataatcgggcagttgatcacgctttattatgtccgcggattggcgtggtattttagataggtgatgagtttattttgtcgtgagtcgccgcaaccgcgagttacctcgaacacaaatgaattacaTGAATTACCGTTACATGTtaatttccgattccatcttgtgacctctcACATATCTGTTATAACATTCATGCTTCGATGAAATGGTCAGTTTTAGCTGTACCTGTTGATTGTTGAACATGTGAAATGAAATAAGTTGAACTCAAAAATGAGTCGTGGTTTGTAAGATGTTAACTAATATTTCTTGCGCTTCTACATTTACAAGGAAATACTAAAAAGCAAAATTGTATTATTTACATCATTTTAGAACAGAAATCACCATTCTATACTTATGCATGTGTATCATCGCCAAAACccatatatatacttatataatATCCATTATTTTCGACAAGGGAAACAAAATAGAATGAATACACAATATACCAAACTGAGTacagaaaattttttataaGCTCATGCTAGAACAAATGTTCCGAAAACGTGGATGAATAAGTGGATAGAACACGTATGTGGTGATTTTTGGCGTTCGCATCTCACCAGTCCTGTTGATAGTAATTCTAAAATAGAGAAATTGAATGAATGTTCTGAAATCCAGGATTTTCCACGGGAATGGGACcacacacatttgtatttccgaTGAGAAAGTAGCAATATTATAATAACTTGGTTACGTCAGAGGTAACCCTAgtctttataatttattttacttCTTAAATGTTTTTTACTCTCAATTTATCTTCATATATTATCTATTATTGATTTTGTGGTGGAACACCGGCAGGGTTGTCTACGGAATTGGGATTCCCATGGAAATCCCAATACTTTATTCATGggaatgggattcccattggaattcCATGAGACACAAATTATGATTTTGGCAGTGATTCAATACTAGATTTATATCAATTTATCCGAATTAGCAACTGTTGTGTTCGACATGAAACGATTATTAATGGAGAAATATTTAAGTGTGTGGTACAAACGTAGAATTTGATATAGGGGTAAATCTACCCTTTTTTTACTTCACTTTATAAAAAATTGCACATTCGAgtaaagtcaaacaaacataaTCTAAACTTACATCGCAAGGAGGTGGTACCAGGAATCGCCAGTTGCATGTTTGTTTGGATTCATCAAACAAAAGATTAATCGGGCATCTCATGACGAATGGTTTCTCGAATCCTTGCAGGCAAACGTAGTATGATTCACAGTCCCAGTTATACAAACGTCCAAATTGTATGCCCTGAGAAACGCAATAATTGATTTGTAGTTGGTTgcattatatgtatatatattacaaaataaattcagCCATATCAACATTCGCTTTTTCAGCTGTCCGTTTCATTGCATTGATTGTAATTGAATGAAACTACTTCATGTATATTTGTGATTTTCCCTCACGATATCAATTCTCAatgttgaaaattcaaatatggTTTTAAAACCATATTGGACGTAGATCTAATCTTAGCTTATAAATTGAATCAGTAAGCAGGACGCAATACGGCAAAAAACCCAACTCTCTCTTTATTGGTCAACGATCTGAACCCATAACAACCTCATAGTAACGATTTCGCGCTCATCTGGAAACTGCTCTTGCTGCTGTTTTTGGTTAATCTCTGagtatttggtatttttttattgCACGAGTTACAGCGATAGCAGCTTGCAATAATGTCAAATTCCCCAAGCCGAATAACGTACCGGCAATTGACCCAAATGCATAACTTCGGATAAATTACATAgtcaacaaaaaacaaaaataaaaggataaaaaaataaaaatcgttcCCACACACTATTAATAATTTGATAACGGTTGCCAAATTAAATATAGATAGATGTTGACAAGAATgaacaataaagaaaaatatttattaataaggaTATCTTCTCCAAGCTAAAGTCAAATACCAAATTGGCCAACCAAAGTTGGTTATATGAAGAAAGTGTCGGCTAGCCAGTGCTTCTTAACCCCCCTTACAGTACTTTATACGTTATCATCGCCCCCTAGCATTACAACAAGACATTTAGTCGGGTACAATCTcaaatcatcatcatcatcatcatcattctTTGATTTGATGAACTCTTTTCTACCAAATAAGATGTTAGAAACGAAAGAATCAACAGTTTTACCTCGTCAAAAAGGCCAGATAACTTCACCTTACTacatttccaaattttattttatatttaaattcagaAACTGAAATTTCGTACGAGATGGTCCTCGCTCGTAATTATACCATTCGttgctgattttttttttagcaGTGATGATTATTCTGATGCGCAAAATAGTCCGTCCTTGGCCGATGCGaattgtcgtattaatttaaatattttcaactcgCTGTTACGCCTACTCACagtaaaataaatgtattattgctcCAAAATATTGCAATCTgcatacacaaaaatatatgatatatttCCTGAATACACCGTAATTAGAATTGATTCgcatttttgcgatcttggaaatttgttaaatttgagcCGCTcatgatattttcaagatatcgcCGCTAGCAAAATCCCAAGGTCGCCGATATAATTTTACATTATAACATTAATTAGTTTTATATCATCATCACAATAAGGAAAGAAGACGTGTGAGACCCGGCTGTAATTTTTTAATGGATAATTTAATGGATTTTCACACTTAACGCACAGTCCTCTGGCACATGTCCAGGGAAATACTTGTGAGATAGAGAGAATTCGCGTAAATGTTTTTTACCGATATAATACCAATATTCACGGCCTGAATACCACACCATGCTGAAGAAAATATTCGGTGATTTGAACCATATTTGACTTTTTGAGAATGGGCAATCCGCCTCCCTGTCGCCTCCTTTGAATTTTTCGCCCCCTATTTATCTCTTTCACCCCCCgagcatttatatatatttagccTGAGATAGAACAAatccgataagacagcttaataatATGGCGTAACACGGCcccttgtccggttaccagtctatgtcggatatgggattagatCATCAGTTAGTCAGTTGTTTGTTTCAGGTGCATGGACTCGTGGTAGTGGAAGCCGTATCCGTTTCACGGCGATGCAAAGGGTATTGCGatgaaaaatacgaaaaaaaaaaaatgatttgaaacaagcccttgttttaaaactgGCTGTGTTTTAgaattgatgaaaacaaaacTCTGACCACAAGTGAGACATAAATGTGGTTGAACTTCTGTCGATTGTGCTATTGTTTATTACGTTGTTAATAGATTGGCGTGTGCGTAACAGATACTGACAAAACCTTTTGCATCGTTGAAGACGGTCGACCAATGCATTCTTATATTTGGTATGTATACAAATTAACCTCAGTGACCCAACGTAAGCAGCTGATATTCCAAATAATGCCGATTCGAACGGGACCATGACCAGAATTCTAAGCTGGAGATACCAGACGAGAACTCTGAGTGTCCCATAACAAGGTTCATTCGAACAAAGAAATCTTACTTTACACGGTTCAGTTGGAGGTTTGATGTTTCCTGTGTTCGATATTCGACTTGTTATTGTCTCTTTAGTGATAGATGATATAGTCGGAATAGCAGTAGGAAGCATTGTGGTTGATGTTGAACTAGTAGATCCTGTTTCAGTCGTTTGCTGTTAGAATAAAAAGTAACATGTAAACAATATTTAACCGTAGAAACACGTACAAAGGAAGAAAATTCAACCTTGtgttaatatttatttctttttgtcTGATTATGGAAATCAGATGTCTGTACAATAAAATCCCGTGGAACTTGCCTCGTTGTTTCCAGTTATCTTAACGTCGGCACAGCCATAAAATTGCTCTTGGTGTCCAAGTCCAAGTGCACGTACACCTGGTGCATCACATCCCCATGAATTTCCTGCAATAACACATTGCTTGAATACAATTGGGAGAATTGCTAGAACATGATTAATATTTAATTCATGCATTACGTAATTCCAATACCTGATCCTATCATATATCAGAATGAAAGAGCATGTAAGCAAGATAGTAAAAAATCTAATCCAAATGTGTATTAATTTGAAAGCATGGAGTATACCCCAAAAGTAATACTGCCCATTTCCCTAATAGGAGATATAAAAGTCATTGTTTTTAATCACTTTTCCAGACCCATAATCATAACTTATCATCAGCTTGAAACATAGCTGTCAATGAGAATCTAAAATACAAATGTAAAACATCATCTGGCCGCCATATAAAGATACAGAAAGACGTTTCGACAAATAATGATTGCCTTTTACCAGTGTTGTATTTCCATTGCAATACACATTGCGTACATGTCAGCCCTTCAGGTAGTTTTACTGGAACGACATATTTTCCCGTTTTCGTAATGCCTGAGTATTTGAAACCCATATTGGTCTCCAGAAGGTGTCTAAAAGGCAACGTCGAGAACAAATTCACGACAAAGCAAATGAGGAACAATAACGTAATATCTAGTAATTATTTCACAGTGTGACACGAGACTGGATCTTGTCGACTTCTATTTGAGTGTTCAATTTGAGCCGATCAAACTCACACTTACGTTATATGTCGATTATGAAATATGCTGATAAGAATACACCCGGCGCTGGTTTTTGAGTTAGTTGATGGTATATTCAATGATCATTCTTTATAAATAAAAGGTTTCAAAATCCCgcaaaaataattcatttacCGATCTAAGCATTCCTGTGTTACAATCTCCTTCGGTTTGTTCCAGTCACATAGCCTAAACTCAAAATATCCTTTGTGTTGAGCTGTTATCTCCACGGTAACGTCTATCCATGAACCTTTGCAATAAGAGAAATGTGCATTAGcatgtaaaaaataaactagAGGCAATACCAACAAATGTGAACATAAAGGTTGTAACAGCACCTTCACTATATTTTGACGATGTAAAGATATTCATTTGGACGAATAAACACACTAATATGAACATACCTGATTtataaattcttgaaataagacccagacTGTACTTTCCTCCAGCTTCATTTTTTCGCGGTTGTATATCATGGATACTATCTCCACAGA
This genomic interval from Styela clava chromosome 15, kaStyClav1.hap1.2, whole genome shotgun sequence contains the following:
- the LOC120334321 gene encoding uncharacterized protein LOC120334321; its protein translation is MNCKITVLLVVTFGAIVNGHGRLRDPPSRSTVWRDEETIRRYPDVTIPKNYDDVSLFCGGSQVQKKAGGKCGVCGDSIHDIQPRKNEAGGKYSLGLISRIYKSGSWIDVTVEITAQHKGYFEFRLCDWNKPKEIVTQECLDRHLLETNMGFKYSGITKTGKYVVPVKLPEGLTCTQCVLQWKYNTGNSWGCDAPGVRALGLGHQEQFYGCADVKITGNNEQTTETGSTSSTSTTMLPTAIPTISSITKETITSRISNTGNIKPPTEPCKGIQFGRLYNWDCESYYVCLQGFEKPFVMRCPINLLFDESKQTCNWRFLVPPPCDNYYQQDW